In Pongo abelii isolate AG06213 chromosome X, NHGRI_mPonAbe1-v2.0_pri, whole genome shotgun sequence, one DNA window encodes the following:
- the TMSB4X gene encoding thymosin beta-4 produces MSDKPDMAEIEKFDKSKLKKTETQEKNPLPSKETIEQEKQAGES; encoded by the exons ATGTCTGACAAACCCGATATGGCTGAGATCGAGAAATTCGATAAGTCGAAACTGAAGAAGACAGAGACGCAAGAGAAAAATCCACTGCCTTCCAAAGAAA CGATTGAACAGGAGAAGCAAGCAGGCGAATCGTAA